The Acinetobacter defluvii genome includes a region encoding these proteins:
- the dksA gene encoding RNA polymerase-binding protein DksA, protein MANDNQNPVLDEQTDVLDEKSVKRVRKTKPKATEGGSTASLFGIEPYQPKKNEEYMSEGQLEHFRSILQAWKAELMSEVDRTLNTMQDESSSLPDVNDRATQEEEFAIELRTRDRERKLIRKIEQSIEAIKNDDYGFCETCGIEIGLRRLEARPTATLCIDCKTLAEIKEKQNNG, encoded by the coding sequence ATGGCGAATGACAACCAAAATCCAGTCTTGGACGAACAAACTGATGTTTTAGACGAAAAGTCTGTAAAACGTGTACGTAAAACCAAGCCAAAAGCAACTGAAGGCGGTAGCACTGCAAGCCTTTTTGGTATTGAGCCTTATCAGCCTAAGAAAAATGAAGAATACATGTCTGAGGGACAACTTGAGCATTTCCGTAGCATTCTACAAGCGTGGAAAGCGGAACTCATGTCGGAAGTGGATCGTACTTTAAACACCATGCAAGATGAGTCTTCTTCTCTGCCTGATGTAAATGACCGTGCAACCCAAGAAGAAGAGTTTGCAATTGAATTACGCACACGTGACCGTGAACGTAAATTGATTCGTAAAATCGAGCAGTCAATCGAAGCCATCAAGAATGATGACTATGGTTTCTGTGAAACCTGTGGTATCGAGATTGGTTTACGTCGTTTAGAAGCACGTCCAACTGCGACTTTATGTATCGACTGCAAAACGCTTGCTGAGATCAAAGAGAAGCAAAATAACGGTTAA